One window of Cydia pomonella isolate Wapato2018A chromosome 7, ilCydPomo1, whole genome shotgun sequence genomic DNA carries:
- the LOC133520186 gene encoding SET domain-containing protein 4 has product MGRTRRIRTQKMRNFRTCGAESELILLNSWLAKEGMLYNSKLTLAVFENTGRGVLTKKKINPGEELMNLPLNLTINVTSILMDSTFCSIFLDSDKNCLIEYKHTISFQSLMAFYLTFLQSQGLKSKWFVYLESLPEEYTVPYFLPKETKLHVDADILTVVARQEDIIKTSFHIFEDVLSHCTCSQIDVIKFKDFFCLSRYEWAYFTVNTRCVYMDLDKIVDLKNIETSILNLITDNTKISLCPFLDMINHSPYAKNETKLMVSKNIENISVNNLSQNLFSDVRFSIYTKNMFNPYTEVFICYGDSHNLKLITEYGFCLPNNDLDYVAFEFEDLVSFLMSKHIKLSQEQIAFINSHNLSKDLYIDLKGLSFNFYALLMVVKYYYERDKDVSRLIYSAAICSNDSDLNNLIMPLTERKLNMIKESITKLKTYENNIILNNCISLMCQYVRILEKFIKC; this is encoded by the coding sequence ATGGGAAGAACTCGACGTATACGAACCCAGAAGATGCGTAATTTTAGAACTTGTGGTGCTGAAAGCGAACTTATACTCTTGAATTCGTGGCTCGCTAAAGAAGGAATGCTATACAACAGCAAATTGACCCTGGCTGTGTTCGAGAATACCGGCCGCGGCGTTCTCACCAAAAAGAAGATAAACCCTGGAGAGGAGCTTATGAACTTACCTTTGAACTTAACTATAAATGTAACCAGTATTTTGATGGATTCTACGTTTTGTAGTATATTTTTAGATAGCGATAAGAATTGTTTGATAGAATATAAGCATACAATCTCATTTCAGTCATTGATGGCATTTTACTTAACATTTCTGCAATCACAGGGTTTAAAATCAAAATGGTTTGTGTACTTAGAGAGCTTACCTGAAGAATATACTGTACCATACTTTTTGCCTAAAGAAACGAAGTTACATGTAGATGCGGATATACTTACTGTTGTTGCAAGGCAAGAAGATATAATTAAGACTTCATTCCATATTTTTGAAGATGTTTTGTCTCATTGTACATGTAGTCAAATTgatgtaattaaatttaaagattttttttgtctatcTAGATATGAATGGGCGTATTTTACAGTCAATACTAGATGTGTTTACATGGACTTAGATAAGATAGTAGATCTGAAAAACATTGAGACCTCTATTTTGAACCTAATTACTGATAATACTAAAATATCACTCTGCCCTTTTTTAGACATGATCAACCATAGTCCCTATGCCAAAAATGAGACCAAATTGATGGTCagtaaaaatatagaaaatattagCGTAAATAACTTAAGCCAAAACTTATTTTCTGATGTGAGATTTTCTAtttataccaaaaatatgtttaatccGTATACAGAAGTGTTTATATGCTACGGAGACAGCCACAATCTCAAGTTAATCACGGAGTATGGATTCTGCTTGCCGAACAATGATTTAGATTATGTAGCTTTTGAGTTTGAAGATTTAGTTTCATTCCTAATGAGCAAGCATATAAAGTTGTCTCAAGAACAAATAGCATTTATAAATAGTCATAATTTGAGTAAAGATTTGTATATTGATTTGAAAGGCCTCAGTTTTAATTTCTATGCTCTCTTGATGGTTGTCAAATACTACTATGAGAGAGATAAAGATGTGAGCAGATTGATATACTCGGCAGCTATTTGTTCCAACGACTCTGACCTCAACAATCTGATAATGCCATTGACGGAAAGGAAACTAAACATGATCAAAGAATCAATTACTAAATTGAAGActtatgaaaataatataattttgaataattgtaTATCACTTATGTGTCAATATGTTAGAATATTAGAgaaatttattaaatgttag
- the LOC133520197 gene encoding large ribosomal subunit protein mL55, giving the protein MHWRFLMNVRTPLSNFTVHRCLSNNIPEITKVHREIYTRMYPTTVVLPDGSSFNIRYHEPRKIIKLPLDLSQLSEEERKQRIDKRKPRKKVKITEDVEDNFNAKKYLKYMKKK; this is encoded by the exons atgcaTTGGCGCTTTTTAATGAACGTGCGGACGCCATTGTCCAATTTTACAGTTCATAGATGCTTAAGTAATAATATACCTGAGATTACCAAAGTACACAGAGAAATATATACGAGAATGTACCCAACGACAGTGGTGCTACCAGATGGATCTTCATTTAACATAAGATATCATGAACCTCGGAAAATTATAAAG CTTCCCTTAGACTTATCACAGCTGTCTGAAGAGGAAAGAAAACAGAGGATTGATAAAAGAAAACCAAGAAAGAAGGTCAAAATTACTGAGGATGTTGAGGACAACTTTAAtgctaaaaaatatttgaaatatatgaAGAAGAAGTGA